Within Anguilla anguilla isolate fAngAng1 chromosome 11, fAngAng1.pri, whole genome shotgun sequence, the genomic segment GAGCAGGTCCAGTTGATCTCGTTTTTGGTTCaaaatggcaagaggaaaagatctaagtcactttgaaagagggttcattattgggccATGAATGGCAGGAGCGTCAGCCAAAAAGACTGCTCAACTaactagtgtttcaataggaacagtgactaaagtgacatcggCATtcagatctatgggaaagacatcagtcaGTAGGGTCGGAAATTGTGATCGAAAGCACACATACGATGGCTGTGATGCtagtgcattagtgtgatatgtaaggaagAACAGAAGAGGAACTGTttctcaggtgactgagaatgtcagtaCAGGATGAGATCAGACTGGGTCAGCAAGAACTGACCATCAACAACTacacagagagggatattatagtagggtgcagtgcataaacccctcattacaaagacaaatgcacatctgagagttcagtggtacaAAAACCACAGGCACTGGTCTACGgacatgtggaaaaaagtgatatggtcagatgagtcatccttcccCATATTCacgacaagtgggcgagtgcatgtgtggcgtacaccaagagaacggtacaggcctgaatgcttgtcctctacagtgagggggtccggtggctctgttatgctgtggggggcaatTTTCCTGCAATGGCTTGGATCCACTTGTCCtaagagggaagggtcactgcaaatcaatacaaagttatacTGAGTGATCATCTTTATATGTTGCTCAATATTACTGTGTCAGACGACATTGTTGGTTGTCTTTTGGCAGtcttttttctcaaaaaaatgctgctgttGCATTATCTACTAAGTTGATTAAGCACTTGATGTGCTGCTCCCAGTAACAGCTCCATGTTCTCTGGTATTTTGAGTGTGAACCAGTCTGATGTCGCCAAATcaaccaaaactgaaaaattaaggaTTGGCATATCCCATATGGTGCAGGGGATTCTAGCATTTCTCGCTACACTGTAAAAGGTTCTAAGAGTGCTAAATAtggttgtggtgtggggatggctggtttaagcagccacacctgccctgggtcaagctaattagacctggctagttagataattggttatgaattggataattggccaggctaattgggcccaggaacaggggtggctgcacctgtgcttTGTGAGGTAATCAGtccgcacaggttaaatctgccatccccactcacacggggagcctctgtcatgacagtgttttaacatctgctccttggcagtaacatcttgccaaacccttgcaaataaatgtggactatttgaacatcttctccctgtgtctctgtgctggagggccccttggaaagccacttcggtggcctgtggcaggcgtgtttgccacaatgGTCTTCTTAACTCATTAACCTATTTCAATGCAGGATGCCCTTCCTTCTGTGTTTTTAACTGGGTTCCAGAAAAAAGTGAGTCTACAAAGTGAATGCAATGCTATCATATCTGATCTAAAAAACACTATGCACAAAAATCAGTGTCATTGTTacgaagaaaaaagaaattaaacctTTTCTTATTTTGAGGTTTTATTTAAAGTTCAGAACAACATGGaaaatctttctctcttttaccCAGGTTACAAGAGGATGAAAAAATGGGCTCTGTGCCCAGCCTGCTGTTTTCAGTCTGCTTGCTTTTGTCCATCACCCTAAGTTCCACAGCCCTTCCAGCTCTACCCGCCAGCAGCACTCCCAAAAACAGCACTGAAATAGGGGGGAGCAGCACTGCACCCACAGCAGTCCCCACAAGCTTGGGTCAGAGCAGCACCGTCACCATGGAGATATCGACAAGCTCCACCCAGCCCAGCACCACCACAACCGAGGCATCCCCAAGCCTTTCACAGAGTAGCACCATCGACACGAGCCTTTCTCCAAGCCCCACCCAGGAAAACTCCACTGACTTGACAACAACCCCGCTGCCCTCGACAACAGACCTGAACCAAACCACTGGATGGAATACAACAGAACATTCCCCAACCAATCAGACGCAGCCAACCCCGCTCCACTCCTCAACATCAGTGGCAACCAGCCAAAGTGCTCAGACCACTGTCACAACCATGAGCATATCGACCCCCACAGAGACCATTAATACCACGGCAACTGTCAAAACACAAGGTCAGATTACCCGTCTTCTCCTCAGTGACTTATCAGAAAGCATGTATCCATCAATTGCCACCTGTAATTACCCATTCATGAAGATGAGTGTTTGTCTTTTGGTTGTGAGTATTCCATGCATGGTTAtcatagtgttcattgttcacATGAATTCAGGAACAGTCTCTCATTACTGAACCTGGTGCTGATATGCTCTAAAAGTGAAGGGGATTTAAACAGAACTGATTTGTAATACACCTGCAACAGCATCTTGATTTTATCTGAACAGAACCACAGCTTGGACTGTCCGATTCTGAAGCGTCCATGACCATCCTCTTTGGAGTGGTACTGGGGCTGACTGTCCTCATCATAGCCGGGTACAGCATTCACAGATGCAAGCAGAAGAGATCGCAGTACATACATCAGCCTCTCTACAACAGCTCGGAGACAGGTGAGCAACCTCTGGATTGCCTGGTGATGAAGAGGAGTGGGGGCTTTGCAAAATTTGAACAAacccacatccccccacccacaccccacccaaCAAAAGGCAGACATATATGTAAAACACGTGCATGCTGATTACTTGGATGCCAAACCTTCTAAAATGCAGAAGCACACAGAAGATGACATAACAGCAACGGTTTTGGCCATTCCAAAATTAATTGGTTAGATTTGGAAtttccacgcccccccccccaaaaatgaattcatataaCTGGCTACACCACTGAGCCCTGTATACACTAATAATGGCTTACTCATGGAACAGACCACAGTAAACACCAACAGTTCTTGGGAAGCAAGAACAAACTTCCCGATGACAttaattgcaataataataaaatataacaataaaaataataacaatacatctATCAGTTAGTTTTAGCACATGGCCGATTTACACTGGGGTTCAAACCACAGAGTCTCAGTGTGCAGCTACcagtcattttgttctttttaatacAGTGGACAGATTTTCGCCACCAGACGACACCCTGGTTATATCTGGGGGACTCTACGACGGACCGGAGACCTCTAACTCCGCGGCGGAGGACGCGGGATTGCACTTGGACCCGCCCCCGTTCGCGCCCCAGGCCACGCAGTTCAGGCTGGAGTTCCTGTCCGAGGACCAGCAGAAGCCCCCGGACCGTGGAGCGCCCACCTTCCAGAGCTTCCAGCCCTTCGATGCCAGAGACTGAAGCGCACGGGGTCACCTGATCACGCCTGATCACACGTGCCATTGCTCCTTTCATAGACATTGCTCCAGGTTTATTCAAAGCGTCATAACATTCCAATCCCACGGGCTCTTCGGGCTGCTTGAAGTTTTTTGAAGTAAATTTAAGCATTGTAACTGATGATTTCCCTCATCTAAAATGGAAAAGCTAATTTCATGGGACCAAGTCTTAGAAAATAGcagcagtgtaatgtaatgggtaaggagctggtcttgcaaaACTaaaacaggtttgattcccaggtgggacactgctgttgtacgcgagagcaaggtacttaaccagcttcagtataaatccagctgtataaatagataaatgtaaatgctgcaTAAAATGTtgcgtaagtcactctggataagagcgtctgctaaatgcctgtaatgtaacaatcatttttcatgtttctgtgttcgataagttattttttgtttttgtgactgGATTTTGACCTTCAGGCACTCAAACGTCCCTTGGTGGAATCGCTGCATGAAAAATGGCATTACTAACAGTACAGGAAAGGCATCTGGAGATCCACTGCTTTACTGAGTCCCAGCTGAGTATTCTCATTTCCAGCTACAAAGAATTTCATAAGGGAAATGAGTTTTCATAATCATGTTTCAGAGATGGATGGCTAAATTAACCATTGCTGAGGAAGAGATTTAATTGCATATCCTTTCACATTTAACTATAGCCTAACAGATAACTTCCGGTAGTCTTCCCTCCATGGGAAAATCTTGCTGTTGAATATTAGTAATGGAGGCAGGTGACCCAAGCAAACTGCATCCCCACAGTTCCTTCACCACTGTCTCTGCAACGCTCACATTTGCAGTAAAATAGCTTAGCACATCTGTAGCACCCTTTTgacaaagctttaccgtagaaataaacagaaaaaatattctttttggAAGATAACATTCGTTTTTGCAATATGAAAGCTGGAAAAAAAGGCTCTCTCATCGCAGATTGAATAGACTGGGACCAGATGCTGATAACAGGTTTTACACAGAGAAAACGCTAATGGCAAATGGAATTATAGACACAGTATTGTCTGGGGCATTGCTAATTGATGCCATGCTTTCTGAATAGCTCTTGACAGCAATCACACTCTGCCAGCAGCCCTGCTGGAATACGATGCTGTGCTGCCACTCGAGTGATTTATGAATGATTCAAATACTCGAACTGGAGAGGGATCTCTCTACAGCAAACAGGACTCTTTGTCTTCCAAAtttgctgtacagtacctacagAGGCTTCCTAGAGCAAATTTCTTGTTGAGGGCCAAAATTTAGAGCGTTGTCATGGCATCCGCTTTCACTGTCAGAAGGAGTTAATCCGTTAGTCTATTGGCTTATTTTACAGGGACCTGCACAATATAGTAATTGCACCAGAGTTAGCTAAGTAGCTCATTTACACCTGCAGTGCCTGGGCAGgatcacattaaaaatattacacCAGTGGGCGAATCCGTGCCAACAGAAGTGCGTGCCTTCCATGCTTCCAAGTGCTTGCCAACCCAATCCACTTTCGTCCCTGTAAATCAGTCAGAACAGTCATATCAGTGCCACTTGCCTTCATGCTGTTAATCGTCTGACAGATTGTCTGCACACTCAGTCTCAGGCAGATCGTCTGCACACTCAGTCTCAGGCAGATCGTCTGCACACTCAGTCTCAGCCAGATCGTCTGCACACTCAGTCCCAGCCAAATCGTCTGCACACTCAGTCTCAGCCAGATCGTCTGCACACTCAGCCTCAGCCAGATCGTCTGCACACTCAGTCTCAGCCAGATCGTCTGCACACTCAGTCTCAGCCAGATCGTCTGCACACTGTCTCAGCCAGATCGTCTGCACACTCAGCCTCAGCCAGATCGTCTGCACACTCAGTCTCAGACAGATCGTTTGCACACTCAGTCTCAGCCAGATCGTCTGCACACTCAGTCTGCACACTCAGTCTCAGGCAGATCGTCTGCACACTCAGTCTCAGGCAGATCGTCTGCACACTCAGTCTCAGCCAGATCGTCTGCACACTCAGTCTCAGCCAGATCGTCTGCACACTCAGTCTCAGGCAGATCGTCTGCACACTCAGTCTCAGCCAGATCGTCTGCACACTCAGTCTCAGGCAGATCGTCTGCACACTCAGTCTCAGCCAGATCGTCTGCACACTCAGTCTGCACACTCAGTCTCAGCCAGATCGTCTGCACACTCAGTCTCAGACAGATCGTTTGCACACTCAGTCTCAGCCAGATCGTCTGCACACTCAGTCTGCACACTCAGTCTCAGCCAGATCGTCTGCACACTCAGTCTCAGGCAGATCGTCTGCACACTCAGTCTCAGCCAGATCGTCTGCACACTCAGTCTCAGCCAGATCGTCTGCACACTCAGTCTCTGCCAGATCGTCTGCACACTCAGTCTCAGCCAGATCGTCTGCACACTCAGTCTCAGCCAGATCGTCTGCACACTCAGCCTCAGCCAGATCGTCTGCACACTCAGTCTCAGCCAGATCGTCTGCACACTCAGTCTCTGCCAGATCGTCTGCACACTCAGCCTCAGCCAGATCGTCTGCACACTCAGTCTCAGCCAGATCGTCTGCACACTCAGCCTCAGCCAGATCGTCTGCACACTCAGTCTCAGCCAGATCGTCTGCACACTCAGTCTCAGGCAGATCGTCTGCACACTCAGTCTCAGCCAGATTGTCTGCACACTCAGCCTCAGCCAGATCGTCTGCACACTCAGTCTCAGCCAGATCGTCTGCACACTCAGCCTCAGCCAGATTGTCTGCACACTCCTCTGGATTTCAGCCAGAACAACAAATGGCACGGCGGAGCAACAGAAGCTAGATTTCACATCCGCACTTTGTTGCCCAGtcagttatttattcatttatttattcacttatttagTGAGTATTTGAGTATTTAATGGGAACAGTGCACATTGTTAAAAACAAGAAGTAGATGTGCTGCATCTGTGGTTTACAACCATCCGTATTTTCAAACGATCTACTTGCAGCTGTAGAATAAGAGCATGAAAGCAGTTTGGACATATAATGCAGAAGGTGAGTGAGTGCTTATGGTTGAGGATGCCTATTATGGGTGATGTAATAATTTAATATCTTGTTGTACcaccaaaaaagagagagcaaaagtTGATAATGGAATGGTAAAGGAACAATGTGCCGCTTATCTCGTGATCAGAAAGCACTTtgaagggaagaggagagactCACCCATGTATTTGATGTTGTGAAGGACAGATGGAAGGATGGAAAAAGTAATTATACCGCGCTggtgccgactgtggccagcagctccaTGGGCCAatgcgtaaaaccgatggtaccTCCCAGGGTGTGGAGGATTCGGTCGGACCCCCCCTGGCTGATGGGGACCGGTGACTGCATGTCAAAGCCGCATATTaaaggtcctcctctgactccaccCTTTGCCACCTTGGCTGCAGCCTGCggtgtgaaaagcagcagctggTGAGCCCACGTGTTTCAGAGGAGGACCGCGGGTGCCACGCGCTCCCGAACCGGCAGTGGCAGTCGCAGGGACACGGCTGCGGCTGCAGGTAACCGGACATTCCAAACCAGGGTGTGAAGTGAACATGTTCAGCCCCACATTCAGAACcaaactgataaaaaaagaaaaaagtaatcatATAAGACTAAAGAAACTGATGTAAATGAATAGGATATAAGatataagaataagaataagactTTTAGAAAAACCTACTCACGAAAATATATACTGTGGAaagacaaatgcaaatgaaatttgCACACAATTAGGGTTTGGAAAATATATCCCAGCGACTCTGTGAAGAGCTGTAAAAAGAAGTCCTACAAggaaaaggtaaaataaaaggtattatcattcattttcttttttgctaattcaagataaaaaatacacattaaataatttcaccAAAAGTGATGGGCAATTCCAGTTATCAGTGAACTTCCAGCAGCAATTTCTTCCAAATGTACAATTAAAAGATGGTACCTAACAAAGCCAGCACACAATACTGCCCTCAAAAGGAAGATCCTGGCCTTCTTCAACACACCTGAGAGCTTAGAAACCCTAGTCCTGAAAGACCACACCCCACTCTTACAAAAAACGCATGCCAGCAACATGCAGTGGGCTCCTTTTACATTCACATCCTtgataaagtttaaaaaataaataaataaataaaaacagtctacagtacacaaacactgaggtatattttatgttgaaaaatgCGAACAATTCCAAACCTAATGTACTAATACATCaaacaacatattttattagagtaataataattttcttccAGAAAATGCCTGGAGCACAATTACCTGGAGCAGGAGTCTGAAATACTGTTGGCAGCAGTCATGGTGAAAGACACAGAGCTCCCTGAAAGAATCAGACAAAAGGTCCTAGACTTCTGCAGATCAGAATACTAGATACTACTTTCAACTGCTGTGTCAATTACTAGGATAAATGTAAGACCGCTGGCTAACCTGGCAGACAGAGTCTTATCCCTATGCATAGTCACACCGATGGGTCAAGTGGCAAAAATAAGTCCAACGAGCACAGGTCAAGATCTCCAAAACGACCTGCCATCTGACAAGGGCTTACATAGTGTCCAAAGCCACCATTTGAAGACGCTTGCATGGCGACCGCCTTTATGATGGAGTTGTAGGAAGGAAGCCTCTCTTAAGAAGAATTCACTGAAAAAGGAGTCTTGAATTCGCAAAACTACATCTGAACCACCACTGGAATGGTGTCTGGTGGTGAGATGAAACACGCACAGCATTATGTTAGGCGTTCAAAGAATGCAAATAATGTTGAAGGGCAGCTCAAGCCAGTGGTGGAACGTGGAGGATATTTAGTGCCGTGGGTTGTTTTATACACAGGGGCCCTTGTGACAATGGATAGAACCATAAACTCTGGCGTGTAGCCAAgacattttgtctaaaaaaCCTGTTCCCTCTGCCAGGAAGCTACGCCTTGGCTGCAGATGAACCTGCCAACAGGACAACAATCCAAAAAATATGACCTCAGTCACCTCAGTCTCTAGACCTgaatctgaatccaactgaaccactgagctaaaaaaaaatcacagtacaCAGACATCAACCCAATAGGTTTACCCTGAgaatgacacccccccccccccccccaccaaagaAGTTCCATAACCTCATATGACAACACAGAAGGTGACTACTTACTGTTATATTAACCAAGCGAGGAACCACAAAATACTAATAACAGGAGAGTGAATATTTATGATTCCTGAATGTGTTCACAATTACAATTTCGAATCGTTTGATTGTGGTTTTTGCCAGTGCATTATTAAGAATATCtcacatctcctgtctgttctggccccacgatggtggaatgacctccccgtggaggtcagaacagctgagacaactgaagactcacctcttcaggatgcacctctccccatccctccctacctccctgtaatctatAAGTTGACTGTAAGCTTCGGGTTATAACTAGATAGCTGTTTCGCAGGTGACTTGGTTAATGCACTCgacttaactactgcttgtatttttgcatagactgcgttgttgctgttcttgtttgtgttagtgttaatcagtttaaccttcagggtccaagttgaacgatgcggttgttccctgcacttggaacggtacttctctctagggttttcgacacacttgttcctggttatggttatacactttgttgtacgtcgctctggataagagcatctgccaaatgcctgtaatgtaatgtaatatatactTTTCTGCATAAATTATAACTCAGTACTTGTGTACTTCatttaattcagattttttatatCTCTATCAATGGTGGGAATAAAAAAGTCTGCTATATACAAGTGTAAATATGATGTGGCAAGGCATACTTTGaggtcatttttttatttttaacccgttaaataatacatttcatattacaACATTCATGTTACAAATCAGGACATCATTAAATATAACCAGCCTAGCTTCCCTTGAAATTCCTTAGAAAAACGATAATGCAAAGTAATCACAGGACACACAATCCAGAGAGCAATGCATACGCGGGGGTAAGTGTTAGGGTGGAGAGACGAATTTGAAAGGGTTGAAAGCATATCTACATGTTTTGTTTAATCCCTAAAGAAAATAACCCAATTAGGATAATAAGAATAGATATGCAGAGTTCAGTTTATTTAGTGCTCAACACCCTAGTTTTAACCTTCCTCAGCACTTGGAGACGTATCCCCTTTAAGCAAAAGCTCTCGAActgtaaagaaaaaacactggTATTTTGCAAAAGGAAATTTAcagaaaattaatattaaatattaacttAGCTTACTTAATTgttcattaaattattattttgttggaaAATGTTACTAAAAAGTGTAGCATATAAAAAAGATTAGCATTCTGTTACCTTTGTAACTTTGCCATTTCAATTTATCATccttcattttataaatgactgatgggggaaaaatattataaaaatacagATTAGTTCACTTTTAgtctatttatgtatttaaatttaGCTTATTTTTATGGCATATACTACAACCAAAAGTCATTTTTTGACTGCGTAGCTGGCTAATCTTTGTCCAATCACATGGTAACCCAATAAACTTCCTCAGCTTCTCAAAATGTTGGTGTGTAAAGAGCCAAAGTCAGTCAGCTTTATGCCTGACATCCATGAATACACCCCAGCCACTGCTACATCAACGGCTTGCACATCAAAATGACACCCAAAATGGTGGCAACATTTCTAGTTTTAATTGATCACTTTCAAAGGCTTATTTCaccaaagaaaaatatttcattgagaatttattttcattttcagcttgGATACTTttcataaatacaaattaaatatcattttttaaataaaagaataccATCAAAAGTCAAAATGCAGTCATCTGTGgcagaaaacaatatttttgatcAAAAATACTTCATGCCTTCCcactttaaaaacacattgttaTGGAAGTCATTTCAAGACAACACATGCTATAAATCACCTTTATACATACAACCAAAGATTAAATACATTACCCCACCTTTGATATCTTGCAACCACACCCCgaatcataaaataaacaaaatcataaaataaacattcatttgGCGAACAAATATCttagatatttatatatttgaatttttggtTTAGTTCAAGTCTAAGCATTATTGTCTCGTAGGCAGTTTGGAATCTGGCCTGAGTAACATCTTAACATCAGTGTCTTATGCCGtacacacccacaaccattatttcaaacattttaaatataacttgAGCACTGCACACTGAAAGACATTTCTCTGGAAATGCTGGAAGATTCAGTGTACAACAGGCCAGACTGGCCGCTGCAAAGCTTGTGAGTAGGCACAGTGGTGTCATGGCGATTGACTGATACAGAGTAAACACAAGTGAAACGGAAGAGATTTCACACAGTCAGTAAACTAAAAGTAAGTACTAAAGTACTAAATACTAAAAGCTTTTTTCGCTTGTGAGTTTTGTTAAGGCACACCccctcctcacttcctgttcagatAACTGGCGCAGTATGTAAGTCTTTACCATAGTGGCAAGAAGTTAATGAATAACCCTCACATTCTATGacactatgacatcacactaGCCTTCAGAATTTATCTGGGACATATATCGGTTTGAAATGGGGGTGAAATCTTGCTATGGAAATCTTCACCATTATTAGTGTGACAGCCAATAGCTTCATTCGgtcattttaaagataaattgCAAACACAGTTACATTCTGTTTAAAAGGCCGTTTAGGCACAACCTGAATCCCTTTCTACAGCATGTCAAATATATATTCAGACAATTCAGAGAACCATGTTATAGAATCTCTCATGGACAAGGAAATGCACATGGAGTATTGACTGCATTTACCAGGGGTGTAAACTTCAGGCTTCACCAAGATAGGATATGATTTCAATTCTTGAGGCAAATACGGTTCGTATTTGGAAATATCACAAATATTGCCACAATATGATCCAAAATGTTCTGATATATTAAGAaacaatccacacacacacacacatatatatatatatacgtatttatacatatacatttgtgtgtgtgtatgtgtgcatatatatatatatatacactgaccagccactttattaggtacacctgttcaactgctcattaacgcaaatatctaataagccaatcacgtggcagcagcTCAATgtatttaggcatgtagacatggtcaagatgatctgctgaagttcaaaccaagcatcagaatggggaagaaaggtgatttaagtgactttgaacgtggcatggttgttgaagccagacgggctggtttgagtatttcggAAACTGCTGatctcctgggattttcacgcacaaccatctctagggtttacagagaatggtccggtatccagtgagcggcagttctcagggcaaaaatgccttgttgatggcagaggtcagaggagaatggccagactggtttgagctgataggaaggcaacagtaactcaaataaccactcgttacaaccgaggtatgcagaagagcatctctgaacgcacaatgCGTCGACCCTTGAAGCAGataggctacagcagcagaagaccacacccggtactagcaagtacCTAGTGAAGTATCCgatgagtatatatatatatatatatgtatatatatatatgctgacGTCATATTTAACAAGGGAAAACAGCAATAGTGCGAGTAACAACATCAAGTTGGAAACGTAAACAATGATGTTGGCACTGTTGCTAGAGAGCAAATTGGCATAAGATTATGGACATTTAAACGAATACTTTGCTGCGATTCACAATGATATAGATCGATTTTTGCATGTTGCATTGCATGTTGCATGCAATCGATGTATTGATTCGAAGGGCAACGATCCAATCCAATCAACACAAGATTGGATTGGATCGT encodes:
- the LOC118207823 gene encoding mucin-5AC-like; this encodes METREEGGQTGAAQSRWIRSGMQFRLQEDEKMGSVPSLLFSVCLLLSITLSSTALPALPASSTPKNSTEIGGSSTAPTAVPTSLGQSSTVTMEISTSSTQPSTTTTEASPSLSQSSTIDTSLSPSPTQENSTDLTTTPLPSTTDLNQTTGWNTTEHSPTNQTQPTPLHSSTSVATSQSAQTTVTTMSISTPTETINTTATVKTQEPQLGLSDSEASMTILFGVVLGLTVLIIAGYSIHRCKQKRSQYIHQPLYNSSETVDRFSPPDDTLVISGGLYDGPETSNSAAEDAGLHLDPPPFAPQATQFRLEFLSEDQQKPPDRGAPTFQSFQPFDARD